From the Malus domestica chromosome 17, GDT2T_hap1 genome, one window contains:
- the LOC103426008 gene encoding ankyrin repeat-containing protein NPR4-like isoform X3, protein MEQLASHSEKLRERLVSKIVEIPGINRIYEMKFVHVHSLEFLKFMCEEIKKDLDMKQVSYGTLRSAIFQAVRKGNVEFITHICKANPVLLWSRDDESRGIFDVAIQCRQEKIYNLIYGISSKEVIHGGDKNNNNKLHMAGLLSPSAQAQLNRIPGAALQMQRELQWYKEVETIVPPNFREYRNKGKHLTPRELFTKTHSRLLKEGEKWMKETATSYIIVGALIFTIMFAAVITIPGGNGDTGFPAFIDEKLFMLFIMSDAISLFSCTTATLTFLGILTSRFAEDDFLKSLPTKIIIGLATLFLAIATMMIAFSAAFLIIVRGHSWIVIPTILLSSVPVTLFVWMQFPLLVRITASTYGRGIFNRNVERWL, encoded by the exons ATGGAACAGCTTGCTTCTCATTCAGAAAAACTAAGGGAAAGGCTTGTTTCGAAAATCGTTGAGATACCTG GAATCAACCGCATATATGAAATGAAGTTTGTCCATGTCCACTCACTTGAATTTTTAAAGTTCATGTGCGAAGAGATAAAGAAAGATTTGGATATGAAACAAGTAAGTTATGGCACTTTGAGATCGGCAATCTTCCAGGCTGTTAGGAAGGGGAATGTGGAGTTTATTACTCATATATGTAAAGCAAATCCTGTACTTCTGTGGTCAAGAGATGACGAGTCAAGAGGCATATTTGACGTTGCGATCCAATGTCGTCAAGAAAAGATTTATAACCTTATATATGGGATCTCTTCGAAAGAGGTGATACATGGTGGTGACaagaataataataacaagCTACACATGGCTGGGTTGTTGTCCCCATCTGCACAAGCACAACTTAATCGTATTCCAGGGGCAGCATTGCAAATGCAGCGTGAACTACAATGGTACAAG GAAGTAGAGACTATTGTACCTCCCAACTTTCGTGAGTATAGGAACAAAGGTAAACATTTGACACCAAGGGAACTATTTACAAAGACTCACAGTAGATTGCTAAAGGAGGGAGAAAAATGGATGAAAGAGACGGCAACTTCTTACATTATTGTAGGTGCTCTTATATTTACCATCATGTTTGCTGCAGTAATCACAATTCCTGGAGGAAATGGAGATACCGGCTTTCCCGCATTCATCGATGAAAAATTGTTTATGTTATTTATAATGTCAGATGCTATATCACTATTTTCTTGCACGACTGCAACGTTGACGTTTCTCGGAATTCTCACGTCACGTTTTGCAGAAGATGATTTCCTGAAATCCTTACCAACAAAAATCATAATTGGTCTTGCCACTCTCTTTTTGGCTATTGCAACCATGATGATTGCGTTTTCCGCTGCCTTTCTAATTATAGTTCGTGGACACTCCTGGATTGTGATTCCGACCATACTTCTTTCAAGTGTTCCAGTCACTTTATTTGTTTGGATGCAATTCCCCCTTCTAGTTAGAATTACCGCTTCTACGTACGGAAGAGGAATATTCAATAGGAATGTGGAACGCTGGTTGTAA
- the LOC103426009 gene encoding uncharacterized protein codes for MKVGSKVVFLLRDSEGFGEAISAAFRPNPSNSTVEESFELSLERYGIQNCKASGILRHFLDPQGQYEVSVLLMEYHEPPILACAISEVLAQLAGQNSSSVPTVVAPFFLESSKLKGESKSATKFESKCSLYGIEIGSETAISKAMATKTQKPQPSLQIHHEPLACFLQLVRVLKLPVYVLIGQRGQHVYDKEEFQILYEIGELLASTLNLSFSRDKITWNPTRKSKDDREPWRALYG; via the exons ATGAAGGTTGGTTCGAAGGTAGTGTTTCTGCTGAGAGACTCAGAGGGCTTCGGCGAAGCCATCTCAGCTGCTTTCCGCCCAAATCCAAGCAATTCTACTGT AGAAGAAAGTTTCGAGCTTTCATTGGAGCGCTATGGAATCCAAAATTGCAAAGCTTCTGGAATCCTTCGCCACTTCCTCGATCCCCAGGGCCAATATGAG GTGTCTGTGCTGCTTATGGAATACCATGAACCGCCAATACTAGCCTGCGCTATTAGTGAAGTTCTAGCACAATTAGCAGGGCAGAATTCATCCTCAGTTCCCACAGTCGTTGCCCCGTTTTTCCTAGAGTCATCCAAGCTAAAGGGGGAAAGTAAATCTGCAACAAAATTTGAAAGCAAATGTTCACTTTATGGTATAGAGATTGGTTCAGAAACAGCCATAAGCAAGGCTATGGCAACCAAAACCCAGAAGCCACAGCCATCCTTGCAGATTCATCATGAACCTTTGGCTTGCTTTCTTCAGTTGGTCCGTGTTTTGAAGTTGCCAGTATATGTTCTTATTGGGCAAAGAGGTCAACACGTTTATGATAAAGAAGAGTTTCAG ATACTTTATGAGATTGGAGAACTTTTAGCAAGCACTTTGAACCTTTCCTTTTCAAGAGACAAGATCACATGGAATCCaacaagaaaatcaaaagaCGATCGGGAGCCATGGCGTGCGTTATATGGTTAA